The following is a genomic window from Sphingobacterium spiritivorum.
AATATTCTTTCTCCAGTCCTGTCGCTATCCGGGCCTCATTCCTAAGTTTCATATACGTCACTCCATCCGTTAATTCAGGTCTTTTAGTAAAGGAAGTCAGTCCCTGATTGTAATTGAACATCAGGACAGGTTTTCCGCTCACCCCTCTTTTCGTAGTAATGAGAATTACCCCATTTGCTCCTGCCACACCATAGACCGCCGTAGCTGAAGCATCTTTTAATATGGTAAAAGATGAAATATCCTCCGGATCGAAGCTATTGATATCCCGTCCCTGAATACCATCTACAACCACTAACGGGGAAGCATTATTTCCGGACTGATTAAAGGTCGAGATACCTCTGATCCAAAGATCAGCTCCGTCCGATCCGGGGAGCCCTGTCCGCTGTACACCAATCAGTCCAGAAATCCGTCCTGCTAAAGCCGCACTCAGATTGGCGATAGGTACTTTAAGATCTTCAACTTTCACAGTAGACTGCGCACCGACCAGACTGATCTTCTTCTGCTGTCCGTAGCCGACCACCACAACTTCATTGATGCTGTTATTGATCGCTTTGAGGGTAACATTAAGGTTGATAGTCGTATTGATAACGGTTCGGTAATCTTCATAACCGATATAACGAACTATTATGGTATCTCCTCTTGCTGCAAGAATATTGAATTGTCCTGACGGATCAGTAGCAACAGTCTTTTTAGAAGCCGTATTGACGACAGTAACACCATCAAGCGGATTATTCAGTTCGTCTTTTACTGTACCAGTAATATCCAGTTCTGATTTTGTCTGCGCAAATGCTGCAGACATACAGACTGTACCGATCAGCAGCCAAAGGCTGACGAGTAACTTTCTTTTCATATTTGGTTTAGTTTAGTTTAGAAATTGATTAGATAGGATGGCTTATTCAGGCACGTTAATAACTCTCCACTCCGCAAGCTGAAACAGTCCTGTTCCCCCCCGAATAGCTTTCACATTCAAACGGTAATACCGGTATTTCTCTTTGTTACTGATATCAAAACGTACCTTTTGGTTGCGGGATGTAAACAGATAGCCCTGTTTACTGTCTACTGATATCCATGCGGATCCGTCATTAGACCCCATAAGTTCCCAGTCTTTAGGATCACGATCCTGCGCATCATTGGCAGATGCAAGAATGTAAGCACCTACAGAAATACCTCCCGGAAAAGAAAGCTGCATGTAAAGATCATCATAGTATGGATTGATCAGAAATTTGGTATTATAGTCCTGGTCGACTACTTTCAGGGATCCCTCATTTGCGGTTTTCCCGCCCGAGTTTTCACGATTAACCGAAAGGTTGCCATAGGCCGTGATGTCCATCTCAGGTTCCTTTTCGGATTCCAATAGGTCGTATTGCCTGACTTCGGTTTTGTCGCAGCCCGTCAGACAGGCAAACAGCCCGCAGAGGACAAATGCTTGTTGAAATTTGGTTAGCTTTTTCATAAATTAAGGTAATTGTTACACTAAAACGGATTAGCATATCGAAATTACAAAGCCTTAATTAATAAAGTTGTTAACCGGTTGTTAATGACAAAAAAATCAGGACTGTGGTATACGGAAAATAAATCCCACCTTATAGACGGTTTCTAATTGCACATTAGCAGAATGCGACAACAGCTTTCTGATGCGGGACACAAATACATCCAGACTTCGACCAAGAAAGTAATCGTTCTCACCCCAGACTGCCAGCAGAATGTCTTCACGTTTGAGCACACGGTTAGGATTCAGTGCAAAATACTTCCAGACAGCAAATTCTCTTTCGGTTAGTTTTACCTCATAATTATTCTCAAAAATCAGCATCATCTGATCCTGAATAATACGAATATCTCCGATAGCCAGATCTGCAGATCGTCTGACCTGCTGGCGATTAATAATATTATGAATACGCCAGGAAAGTTCTTCTATATCAAACGGCTTAGTGATATAATCATCGCCTCCCAGTTTTAACCCATAGATCTTGCTTTCTTTTGTATTTCGGGCGGTCAGAAAAATAAAACGTTGCTCAGGTTGAGTTTCTAATAGCTGACGAACCAGGTCAAAACCTGTATCATCTGGCAACTGCACATCCACAATTAACAAATCAAAAAGTTGTTTCTCACACAACTCTTCCGCTTCACGGCTGGATGTTGCCAGTAAAGTCTCAAATCCGGAAGTTTGCAGATATTGCTGCGTCACCAGACCCAGATCTATATCATCCTCAATAATCAGAATCTTTCCCTTCATAACTCGTATGTTAATTAACGTCCACCATAGGGATAACTAATGTAAATACTGACCCTTCTCCGATTACAGTATCTACTTTAATATCCCAGTCATGTTGTACCACGGTCTGTTGCACATAATACAACCCCAGCCCTACCCCGTTTTTCGCATACTCCGGCTTACCTCTAAAAAATTTTTTAAACATATGC
Proteins encoded in this region:
- a CDS encoding discoidin/SUN/FTP domain-containing protein gives rise to the protein MKKLTKFQQAFVLCGLFACLTGCDKTEVRQYDLLESEKEPEMDITAYGNLSVNRENSGGKTANEGSLKVVDQDYNTKFLINPYYDDLYMQLSFPGGISVGAYILASANDAQDRDPKDWELMGSNDGSAWISVDSKQGYLFTSRNQKVRFDISNKEKYRYYRLNVKAIRGGTGLFQLAEWRVINVPE
- a CDS encoding response regulator transcription factor, which codes for MKGKILIIEDDIDLGLVTQQYLQTSGFETLLATSSREAEELCEKQLFDLLIVDVQLPDDTGFDLVRQLLETQPEQRFIFLTARNTKESKIYGLKLGGDDYITKPFDIEELSWRIHNIINRQQVRRSADLAIGDIRIIQDQMMLIFENNYEVKLTEREFAVWKYFALNPNRVLKREDILLAVWGENDYFLGRSLDVFVSRIRKLLSHSANVQLETVYKVGFIFRIPQS